In Chelonia mydas isolate rCheMyd1 chromosome 10, rCheMyd1.pri.v2, whole genome shotgun sequence, a single window of DNA contains:
- the DEXI gene encoding dexamethasone-induced protein yields MPAAVSAHLDSLESWAFHALLVLPYMFYVGLFFVNVLILYYAFLMEYIVLNVGIVFLPEDMDQALVDLGVLSDPGSVLYDTDSELDVFDGYLE; encoded by the coding sequence ATGCCCGCCGCAGTTTCTGCACATCTGGATTCGCTGGAGTCTTGGGCCTTCCATGCGCTGCTGGTGCTGCCCTATATGTTTTACGTGGGCTTGTTCTTTGTCAATGTGCTGATTCTCTACTATGCCTTCCTGATGGAGTATATCGTCCTCAATGTAGGGATCGTGTTCCTGCCTGAAGACATGGACCAGGCTCTGGTGGATTTGGGGGTGCTCTCAGACCCTGGCTCGGTGCTCTATGACACGGACAGTGAGCTGGATGTATTTGATGGGTATTTGGAATAA